A window from Planococcus maritimus encodes these proteins:
- a CDS encoding response regulator transcription factor: MSEQRIFIVEDDTKIASLLSDTLRKYHYHVETAKDFDRILEEFAAFDPHLILLDINLPSYDGYYWCRQLRQQTTCPILFISARSGEMDQVFALENGGDDFITKPFHYEIVLAKIRSHLRRAYGEYAPKQEERTVRAGRLILYMERLELHCRETEIPLQKKESTILELLMAAYPKVVTREQLLEELWDDQAFVDENTLNVNMARVRKKLTDYGIQSFVETVRGAGYRLILGREEQ, translated from the coding sequence ATGAGTGAACAGCGGATATTCATCGTAGAAGATGACACGAAAATCGCGTCGCTGTTATCGGATACTTTGCGCAAATATCATTATCATGTCGAAACCGCGAAAGACTTCGACCGCATCTTGGAGGAATTCGCTGCCTTCGACCCCCATTTAATTCTTCTGGATATCAATTTGCCTTCTTATGATGGTTATTACTGGTGCCGACAACTAAGGCAGCAGACCACTTGCCCGATCTTGTTTATTTCGGCACGTTCTGGCGAGATGGATCAAGTGTTTGCTTTGGAAAACGGCGGCGACGATTTCATTACGAAACCTTTCCATTACGAAATCGTCCTTGCCAAAATAAGAAGCCATTTAAGAAGGGCTTACGGGGAATATGCACCGAAACAAGAAGAGCGTACCGTACGCGCAGGACGACTTATCTTATATATGGAGCGGCTTGAATTGCATTGCCGGGAAACGGAAATTCCGCTCCAGAAAAAAGAAAGTACGATTTTGGAATTATTAATGGCCGCTTACCCAAAAGTGGTCACTCGCGAGCAATTGCTCGAAGAATTATGGGATGACCAGGCCTTTGTCGATGAGAACACCTTGAATGTCAATATGGCCCGCGTGCGCAAAAAATTGACGGATTATGGCATCCAAAGCTTTGTTGAAACGGTCCGTGGCGCTGGTTATAGGCTGATTCTTGGCAGGGAGGAGCAATGA
- a CDS encoding sensor histidine kinase, protein MLRLFLREHAAFIVFQLLLVGFILMLYWLDGFRNTDTAVYSFIISLLLLASFLGVRFAMRYRYYERLLSDPPNMEHALQREGRSAETVQTELYTQKLYRLYQYEVQSLYAGQARHLQFINQWVHQMKTPLSVMHLLLQEPEELDKASIREEVDRLRAGLDTVLMNARLDTFEQDMQIEQASLRGMVSEMVTENKRLFISRRVYPDIDIDERFQVATDRKWMKFIIGQLLTNAVKYTFEENKKLYIQASCSEGTITLSVRDEGIGIPPSDLPRVTKAFFTGENGRLSGESTGMGLYLAQEVCNRLGHELEITSSKGQGTTVSIVFPYQEQNVGGST, encoded by the coding sequence ATGCTGCGTTTGTTTCTGCGTGAACATGCCGCATTTATCGTCTTTCAACTGCTGCTTGTCGGATTCATTCTCATGCTCTACTGGCTAGATGGCTTCCGCAATACGGATACTGCCGTCTATTCATTCATCATCAGTTTATTGCTGCTCGCAAGCTTTCTCGGTGTGCGTTTTGCGATGCGCTACCGTTATTACGAACGTTTGCTCAGCGACCCACCGAATATGGAGCATGCCCTGCAGCGTGAAGGGCGCTCTGCTGAAACCGTTCAGACAGAGTTGTATACGCAAAAGCTATACCGCCTGTACCAATACGAAGTTCAGTCGCTTTATGCAGGACAGGCACGCCACCTGCAGTTCATCAATCAATGGGTGCATCAGATGAAGACGCCGCTGTCGGTCATGCACTTATTATTGCAAGAGCCCGAAGAATTGGATAAGGCCAGCATCCGCGAAGAAGTGGACCGTTTGCGGGCAGGTCTCGATACGGTTTTGATGAACGCGCGTCTTGACACATTTGAACAGGATATGCAAATCGAACAAGCATCGCTGCGCGGCATGGTGTCAGAAATGGTGACAGAAAACAAGCGCTTGTTCATTTCGCGCCGCGTTTATCCTGATATTGACATCGACGAGCGCTTTCAAGTAGCGACTGACCGTAAATGGATGAAATTCATCATCGGGCAATTGCTGACAAATGCGGTGAAATATACATTTGAAGAAAACAAGAAGTTGTACATTCAGGCCAGTTGCTCGGAAGGCACCATTACGCTGTCGGTCCGTGATGAAGGCATCGGGATTCCGCCATCGGATTTGCCGCGAGTCACCAAAGCTTTTTTCACCGGGGAGAACGGGCGCCTGAGTGGCGAATCGACGGGAATGGGGCTGTATTTGGCTCAGGAAGTGTGCAACCGGCTCGGCCATGAATTGGAAATTACTTCATCGAAAGGCCAAGGGACAACCGTCTCAATCGTCTTTCCTTATCAGGAACAGAATGTAGGGGGATCAACATGA
- a CDS encoding ABC transporter ATP-binding protein, with the protein MTVVKIDEVTKVYEGKVTHRALNQLSFEVEKGEFLAVMGPSGSGKTTLLNLISTIDSLTSGTVLINGINPHSLDKDELPLFRRRQLGFVFQDFNLLQMLTVEENLVLPLTLDGMPIKEMEKRVQELAGRLHLQPFLHKKPNEISGGEAQRTAIGRALIHRPTLILADEPTGNLDSKASKDVLELLSGLSREEGTTIIMVTHDPIAASYCDRVLFIKDGEFFNEIYGDDRRQTFYQKILNVLSLLGGSVNDLSPTRLP; encoded by the coding sequence ATGACAGTAGTGAAAATCGATGAAGTGACCAAAGTCTATGAAGGAAAAGTGACGCATCGCGCGCTGAACCAATTGAGCTTCGAAGTAGAAAAAGGAGAATTTCTTGCCGTGATGGGTCCTTCCGGAAGCGGCAAGACAACGCTTTTGAACTTGATTTCAACAATCGATTCTTTGACTTCCGGCACGGTCCTCATCAATGGCATCAATCCGCATTCTTTGGATAAAGACGAGCTGCCCTTATTCCGGCGTCGCCAACTCGGCTTTGTGTTCCAGGATTTCAATTTGTTGCAAATGCTGACGGTGGAGGAGAATTTGGTGCTGCCATTGACACTCGACGGCATGCCGATCAAAGAAATGGAGAAGCGCGTCCAGGAATTGGCAGGCAGGCTCCATTTACAACCGTTTCTCCATAAGAAGCCAAATGAAATTTCCGGAGGGGAAGCGCAGCGTACGGCAATCGGCCGCGCCCTCATCCACCGCCCGACGCTCATTCTCGCAGATGAGCCGACTGGCAACCTCGATTCAAAAGCTTCTAAAGATGTGCTCGAGCTATTGAGCGGTTTGAGTCGCGAGGAAGGGACAACCATCATCATGGTGACGCACGACCCGATTGCTGCGAGTTATTGCGACCGTGTGCTGTTCATCAAAGACGGCGAATTCTTCAACGAAATTTACGGAGATGACCGCCGACAAACTTTCTATCAAAAAATTCTCAACGTGTTATCTCTATTGGGAGGCTCCGTCAATGACCTTTCGCCAACTCGCCTTCCGTAA
- a CDS encoding FtsX-like permease family protein — MTFRQLAFRNVFRNLRSYAAFLLASVFSVMVFFIYSMFIFHPLFEEEGFRVLAVRGMFIAEIVLYIFTLFFLFYSLSAFLQARTKEFGVLMHLGMSKKQLNKLVFFETMILGGLSTAAGIVFGFAFTKFFFMIGREIMQLEQLPLYFSWKPFVLTIGAFASLFIIISIISVSFIRTKRVVDLLVGFWKTEEEAAYSPALSAFGLVLLGVAYFLAATVSDRTVYIMVFIVPPLATIGTYLFFTHSIHTFLQLYKKRRSIYWHKTRLVSLAEAAVKLKDSAQMFFIVTIVSTVAFLTVGTLASFTSYTAEFRQSNPLGLIYVSFEGNTLEQQQVNQLKRELEQQQLAYTLVPLEVRRQTSSASGNDVDIMSLSEFNRLAMALGYEAADLQDGEAMFVPFSQESLRELQKSYAETELLESGVELKIDRTYPQVLFPAHTLNANTIILNNEDFSEIDEPLMGYPQDASDFRYYAFHVPKWTETVSIGENVRFPISEAMVSGNFAGINYYFENPGYEYRWFKSSFALLLFIGLMVAAVFLLAAGSFIYFKLYTGLDRDRRQYQLMVRLGMTERELGKIVNRQLVPLFFLPWALALIHSAFAFISLQVVWDEFAELSILSEMAIVLGGFTLMQILYFFLIRWRYVAHLKAS, encoded by the coding sequence ATGACCTTTCGCCAACTCGCCTTCCGTAACGTTTTCAGGAATTTGAGAAGCTATGCGGCCTTCTTATTGGCTAGCGTGTTTTCGGTTATGGTGTTTTTCATTTACTCGATGTTCATCTTTCATCCGTTATTCGAAGAAGAAGGATTCCGCGTATTAGCTGTTCGCGGCATGTTCATTGCAGAAATTGTGCTGTATATTTTTACGCTGTTTTTCCTGTTCTATTCGTTGAGCGCATTTTTACAGGCACGAACCAAAGAATTCGGGGTCTTAATGCACCTCGGGATGAGTAAGAAGCAGCTCAATAAGTTGGTGTTTTTCGAGACGATGATCCTTGGCGGCTTGTCGACCGCTGCCGGGATTGTCTTTGGCTTTGCGTTTACGAAATTCTTTTTCATGATCGGCCGCGAAATCATGCAATTGGAACAATTGCCGCTGTATTTCTCTTGGAAGCCGTTTGTGTTGACCATTGGCGCTTTCGCCAGTTTGTTCATCATCATTTCAATCATCAGTGTGTCTTTTATCCGCACAAAACGTGTCGTCGATTTGTTGGTGGGCTTTTGGAAAACTGAAGAGGAAGCGGCGTATTCACCAGCTTTATCGGCATTCGGGCTCGTGTTGCTCGGAGTTGCCTATTTTCTCGCGGCGACTGTGTCTGATCGCACCGTCTACATCATGGTCTTTATCGTTCCTCCGCTTGCGACGATCGGCACGTATTTGTTTTTTACCCATTCGATTCATACTTTTCTTCAATTGTATAAAAAGCGCCGCAGTATTTATTGGCATAAAACACGTCTCGTATCGCTAGCGGAAGCGGCGGTTAAATTAAAAGACAGTGCGCAAATGTTCTTTATCGTGACCATCGTCTCGACCGTAGCCTTCCTGACAGTCGGCACGCTTGCTTCGTTTACGTCCTATACCGCAGAATTTCGCCAAAGCAACCCGCTTGGCTTAATCTATGTGTCATTCGAGGGCAATACACTCGAACAGCAGCAAGTAAATCAATTAAAGCGTGAGCTCGAACAACAACAGCTGGCTTATACCTTGGTGCCTTTGGAAGTCAGGAGGCAGACGTCGAGCGCAAGCGGCAATGACGTCGACATCATGTCTTTGTCAGAGTTCAACCGCCTTGCAATGGCACTAGGCTATGAAGCGGCAGATCTCCAGGATGGGGAAGCGATGTTCGTGCCGTTTTCACAAGAATCGCTCCGGGAATTACAAAAAAGCTATGCAGAGACGGAATTGCTCGAAAGTGGGGTGGAGTTGAAGATTGACCGGACTTACCCGCAAGTGCTGTTCCCAGCCCATACTTTGAATGCCAATACGATTATCCTGAACAACGAAGATTTCAGTGAAATTGATGAACCGTTAATGGGCTATCCGCAAGATGCATCAGATTTCCGCTATTATGCTTTCCATGTTCCAAAGTGGACGGAGACGGTATCGATCGGCGAAAATGTCCGCTTTCCGATTAGTGAAGCGATGGTCAGCGGCAATTTTGCCGGCATTAACTATTATTTTGAGAATCCGGGATACGAATACCGTTGGTTCAAATCATCTTTCGCGCTATTGTTATTCATCGGTTTAATGGTGGCGGCAGTGTTCTTGCTCGCGGCAGGGAGCTTTATTTACTTCAAATTGTATACAGGGCTCGACCGCGATCGCAGACAATATCAATTGATGGTGCGTCTTGGCATGACCGAACGCGAACTTGGCAAAATCGTCAACCGACAGCTTGTTCCGCTGTTTTTCTTGCCGTGGGCGCTTGCACTGATTCACAGTGCGTTTGCGTTTATCTCGCTTCAGGTTGTATGGGATGAGTTTGCGGAGCTGTCTATTTTATCGGAGATGGCAATCGTTCTCGGCGGTTTCACGCTTATGCAAATCCTTTATTTCTTCTTGATCCGTTGGCGTTATGTTGCTCATTTAAAAGCTTCTTGA
- a CDS encoding fatty acid--CoA ligase family protein, whose protein sequence is MNLGERVHEIAQQEAGRIAYTFMGKDTSYGEFDQSVSKFAGALQELGVEKGDHVAFLLSNTPHFLISLYATLRLGATAVPVNPIYTPDEIAYIINNSDAKVVVALDALLPLVEKAHQALPAVETYVICETDPSTAEKMAQLPEAVKGKVRSFTQLLATSNAFNKTAEIVEDDNAVILYTSGTTGKPKGAMLTHGNLYSNARDVAEYLQISPDDRVVATLPVFHVFALTVVVNAPLMQGATIVLVPRFTPQEVFAATKASQATVFAGVPTMFNFMYQLPDVDPADFASVRLAISGGSAMPVALLHNFEDKFNVRISEGYGLSEASPVTCFNPIDRDRKAGSIGTSIINVENKVVNELGDEVPVGEVGELIVRGPNVMKGYYKMPEETQAAIKDGWLYTGDLAKIDEEGYFFIVDRKKDMIIVGGYNVYPREVEEVLFAHPGIVEAAVVGLPDADFGESVNAYVVLKDDAVSIEELQEYCAEHLAKYKVPRHIEVLDELPKNTTGKILRRSLKDQASKK, encoded by the coding sequence ATGAATTTGGGAGAACGTGTTCACGAAATTGCACAACAGGAAGCTGGCCGAATTGCTTATACGTTCATGGGCAAAGATACAAGTTACGGCGAATTTGACCAATCGGTATCGAAATTCGCCGGGGCCTTGCAGGAACTCGGCGTGGAAAAAGGGGACCACGTCGCATTTCTTTTAAGCAATACCCCGCATTTTCTCATTTCTTTATACGCCACTTTGCGTCTCGGGGCGACAGCTGTTCCGGTTAATCCAATCTATACTCCGGATGAAATCGCTTACATCATCAACAATAGTGATGCCAAAGTGGTCGTAGCGCTCGATGCCCTATTACCGCTAGTGGAAAAAGCGCATCAAGCCTTGCCAGCAGTGGAAACGTACGTTATTTGCGAGACCGACCCATCGACTGCCGAAAAAATGGCGCAATTGCCTGAAGCAGTCAAAGGAAAAGTCCGGTCATTTACACAGCTTCTGGCAACTTCCAATGCATTCAATAAAACCGCTGAAATTGTCGAGGATGATAATGCGGTCATTCTCTATACATCCGGGACAACCGGTAAACCGAAGGGCGCGATGCTAACCCATGGCAATCTTTACTCTAACGCGCGGGACGTCGCGGAGTATCTCCAAATCTCCCCGGATGACCGCGTCGTGGCGACGCTGCCGGTGTTTCACGTATTCGCCTTAACGGTCGTCGTTAATGCACCACTTATGCAGGGTGCCACTATCGTTCTTGTGCCACGCTTTACGCCGCAAGAAGTATTCGCCGCGACAAAAGCATCCCAAGCGACGGTCTTTGCCGGAGTGCCGACGATGTTCAACTTTATGTACCAATTGCCGGATGTCGACCCGGCGGACTTTGCTTCTGTTCGCTTGGCCATTTCCGGCGGTTCCGCGATGCCTGTCGCTTTGCTGCATAATTTCGAAGACAAATTCAATGTCCGCATTTCCGAAGGCTACGGCTTATCAGAAGCTTCACCGGTCACTTGCTTCAACCCGATTGACCGCGACCGCAAAGCAGGGTCGATCGGCACTTCGATCATCAATGTCGAGAACAAAGTCGTCAATGAACTTGGTGATGAAGTGCCAGTCGGGGAAGTCGGCGAGTTGATTGTCCGGGGCCCGAACGTCATGAAAGGCTATTATAAAATGCCAGAAGAAACGCAAGCCGCGATCAAAGACGGCTGGCTGTATACAGGGGATCTCGCAAAAATCGATGAAGAAGGCTATTTCTTTATCGTCGACCGCAAAAAAGACATGATCATCGTCGGCGGTTATAACGTCTATCCGCGTGAAGTGGAAGAAGTGTTGTTCGCCCACCCGGGAATTGTCGAAGCGGCGGTCGTCGGCTTGCCGGATGCTGATTTTGGCGAATCGGTCAATGCCTATGTGGTTTTGAAAGATGATGCCGTATCTATCGAAGAGCTGCAGGAGTATTGCGCAGAGCATCTGGCGAAATACAAAGTACCGCGCCATATCGAAGTTCTCGATGAACTGCCGAAAAATACGACCGGTAAGATCTTGCGCCGTTCGCTGAAAGACCAAGCCTCGAAAAAATAA
- a CDS encoding S9 family peptidase, translating to MSKKAVEIEDLLELVSVTDPKISPDGKRAVFIETKMDEEENTYHSHVHHISLETGEATPWTYGKSRNSQPAWSADGRHIAFLSDRSGKNQLHVLPASGGEARAVTDFEKGVSSFRWSPCNKKIWVNALAQDGKTFTDAEPDEEEKKKPEPYRTKSMKYKMDGNGLVKQDFHRQIGVVDLETEKVEQLTEGPYHSSLEAISRDGTKLVYGSAKQQDQDFVFRQSLYMRNLETGEDTAIIEQDGYYGDAVFSFDDARLAFVGQSRIYENATHTELHVYDTAAQTTQCLTEGIDAPIGDYVVADHQQGAQAPGVVWTKDDHLYFQVSTEGDVRLYFASLDGAVYPASPEDEHVYGYDIAQDGSFALAAISDPVSPGELYKLAISTGERVALTSCNASYLEQTELIAPETVSHMTEDGFGVQGWLMKPKGYEPDSKYPLVVNIHGGPHAMYANTFVHEMQLLAANGYGVLYVNPRGSHGYGQHFVDAVRGDYGGGDYRDILGALDSVIEGNAWVDTERLGVTGGSYGGFMTNWIVSHTNRFKAAVTQRSICNWISFFGVSDIGYYFSEWQHGAAMDNVDKLWEHSPLKYAKDIETPLLILHSENDYRCPIEQAEQLFITLKSMRKETEFVRFPEADHNLSRTGKPNLRFARLQEIVEWMKRIQ from the coding sequence GTGTCAAAAAAAGCTGTGGAAATAGAAGATTTACTTGAACTGGTGTCCGTGACAGACCCGAAGATTTCACCGGACGGGAAACGGGCCGTATTTATCGAGACAAAGATGGACGAAGAAGAAAATACATACCATTCCCATGTGCACCATATTTCGCTGGAAACCGGAGAAGCGACTCCATGGACCTACGGCAAAAGCCGCAATAGCCAACCGGCCTGGTCAGCAGACGGCCGCCATATCGCCTTTCTATCCGACCGCAGCGGCAAAAATCAATTGCATGTCCTGCCGGCAAGCGGCGGGGAAGCGCGCGCTGTGACGGATTTTGAAAAAGGGGTAAGCAGTTTCCGCTGGTCGCCTTGCAATAAGAAAATCTGGGTCAATGCGCTGGCACAAGACGGGAAAACATTTACCGATGCAGAACCGGATGAAGAAGAGAAGAAAAAGCCGGAACCTTACCGCACAAAGTCCATGAAATACAAAATGGATGGCAACGGGCTGGTCAAGCAAGACTTTCACCGTCAAATCGGCGTTGTGGACCTGGAAACAGAAAAAGTGGAGCAGTTGACGGAAGGGCCCTATCATTCCAGTTTGGAAGCCATTTCCCGTGACGGGACGAAATTGGTCTACGGATCGGCGAAACAACAAGATCAGGATTTCGTTTTCCGCCAGTCGCTTTATATGCGCAATTTGGAAACGGGAGAAGACACCGCCATCATCGAACAAGATGGATATTACGGGGACGCCGTATTTTCATTTGATGATGCGCGCTTGGCATTTGTCGGGCAGTCACGCATTTATGAAAATGCCACGCACACGGAATTGCATGTCTACGATACGGCCGCGCAAACGACGCAATGCCTGACAGAAGGCATCGATGCGCCGATCGGCGATTATGTCGTCGCGGATCATCAGCAAGGCGCACAGGCACCGGGTGTCGTGTGGACGAAAGACGACCATTTATACTTTCAAGTATCTACAGAAGGCGATGTGCGCCTTTATTTCGCGTCGCTTGACGGCGCGGTATACCCAGCATCACCGGAAGACGAGCATGTCTATGGGTACGATATCGCACAAGACGGCAGCTTTGCGCTGGCTGCGATCAGCGACCCGGTGTCTCCCGGTGAACTATACAAACTCGCCATTTCGACAGGAGAGCGCGTTGCACTCACTTCATGCAATGCCTCCTATTTAGAACAAACGGAATTGATTGCGCCGGAAACGGTCTCGCATATGACCGAAGACGGCTTTGGCGTCCAAGGCTGGCTCATGAAACCAAAGGGCTACGAACCAGACAGCAAATATCCGCTAGTCGTCAATATCCACGGCGGGCCCCATGCCATGTACGCGAATACATTCGTCCACGAAATGCAATTGCTCGCAGCAAACGGCTACGGCGTTTTATACGTCAACCCGCGAGGCAGCCACGGCTACGGCCAACACTTTGTCGATGCGGTACGCGGCGATTACGGCGGCGGAGATTACCGGGATATCTTGGGGGCGCTTGATAGCGTTATCGAAGGCAATGCCTGGGTGGATACAGAGCGGCTCGGCGTAACCGGCGGCAGCTACGGCGGTTTTATGACCAACTGGATTGTGTCACATACCAACCGTTTTAAAGCGGCTGTTACGCAGCGTTCAATCTGCAACTGGATTTCCTTTTTCGGGGTTTCGGACATCGGCTATTATTTCAGCGAATGGCAGCACGGGGCTGCCATGGACAATGTAGACAAATTGTGGGAGCATTCCCCGCTGAAATATGCGAAAGATATCGAGACACCGCTGTTGATCTTGCATTCGGAAAACGATTATCGCTGCCCGATTGAGCAAGCTGAGCAATTGTTCATTACGTTGAAGAGCATGCGTAAAGAAACTGAATTCGTTCGTTTTCCAGAAGCCGACCATAATTTATCGCGCACAGGAAAACCGAATTTACGTTTTGCAAGATTACAAGAGATTGTCGAGTGGATGAAACGCATCCAATAA
- a CDS encoding enoyl-CoA hydratase-related protein, protein METIHYEQKGNLAFITLNRPDAMNAFNYDMLAELGQVAEAIRINPDIRVVIFTGAGDKAFSVGADLKERKTLTQDQVKRNIYKIGEVFTTIENLPQPTIAMINGYAFGGGMELALACDFRIATDDTLLGLTETSLAIIPGAGGTQRLPRLIGEAKAMELILTARRLKSAEALDYGLITRMAKSEDLAQVTGEFADSILANGPIALQQAKFAIKHGMNADMQTGLQIERKAYEITIPTEDRVEALLAFGEKRKPQFKGR, encoded by the coding sequence ATGGAAACGATTCATTATGAACAAAAAGGAAATTTGGCCTTCATTACGTTGAACCGGCCCGATGCAATGAATGCATTCAATTACGATATGCTTGCGGAACTTGGGCAAGTGGCAGAGGCAATCCGCATCAATCCGGATATCCGTGTCGTCATCTTCACGGGCGCTGGCGACAAGGCCTTCAGTGTCGGGGCTGATTTGAAAGAACGCAAGACCTTAACGCAAGACCAGGTCAAGCGTAATATTTACAAAATTGGCGAAGTGTTCACGACCATCGAAAACTTGCCGCAGCCGACCATCGCCATGATCAATGGCTATGCCTTTGGCGGTGGGATGGAACTCGCCTTGGCATGTGATTTCCGCATTGCCACAGACGATACACTTCTTGGCTTGACCGAAACGAGTCTTGCAATCATTCCAGGCGCCGGCGGCACGCAGCGTTTGCCAAGATTGATCGGGGAAGCAAAAGCGATGGAGCTGATCTTGACAGCACGTCGCCTGAAGTCGGCAGAAGCGCTCGATTATGGGCTCATCACCCGCATGGCAAAAAGTGAAGATTTGGCGCAAGTGACCGGCGAATTTGCAGATTCGATTCTGGCGAACGGCCCAATCGCCTTGCAGCAAGCCAAATTTGCGATTAAACACGGCATGAACGCCGATATGCAGACAGGTTTGCAAATCGAGCGAAAAGCTTATGAAATCACCATCCCGACTGAAGACCGGGTAGAAGCATTGCTCGCATTCGGCGAAAAACGCAAGCCGCAGTTCAAAGGGCGTTAA
- a CDS encoding ABC1 kinase family protein — protein MNQVTYLRIYRIVSMAIRFYLQVALFQRRNRGKWTPVVEQRWNELVTRQAKEYKELALKLGGLMIKLGQFLSTRADIMPPSFLAELEGLTDRVPSVPRKDIIEVLEQEWNVEHGNYLDELSDQAVASASIGEVFKGRLKNGTEVAVKVQRPGTDRIIRADFQAMRIVIWLAKKFTPFTKQVDFDQLYVEMTETIGAELNFVGELQNGRAFADRFAEMNGVHIPVYYDEYTTRRVLVMEWIEGARITDVSFIEEHGLDRHEISERLFILFLEQVLYGGQFHADPHGGNILLKPDGTIVLIDFGMIGTISERDSQAILLIAEGILFKNYEQVLDGLEDLRFLLPNADRNLLADAVERLVAAYESNELMQMDSFVVERLLQDMQNIVRTQPVQLPAEFAFFGRATSIFVGVLHVLDPKVDLFALARPRVLEWASTKREGKGIFGKEDVFRWILNSTGPARAFPQKLINFLDEPERIRHYLENKEGREREHQRNLQSRMFAGIFSLLSFSGISLSVWFWQEPFLWVSSVFFVGSLWAFRAIR, from the coding sequence ATGAACCAGGTTACATATCTGCGTATTTACCGCATCGTTTCCATGGCGATCCGATTTTATTTGCAAGTGGCGCTTTTCCAAAGGCGCAATAGGGGCAAGTGGACTCCAGTTGTCGAACAGCGCTGGAATGAGCTCGTCACCCGCCAGGCGAAAGAATACAAGGAATTGGCGCTCAAACTGGGCGGCTTGATGATCAAATTGGGCCAATTCCTGTCAACCCGCGCGGATATCATGCCGCCGAGCTTTTTGGCGGAGCTCGAGGGATTGACCGACCGCGTGCCATCCGTGCCGCGAAAAGACATCATTGAAGTGCTCGAGCAGGAATGGAATGTCGAGCATGGCAATTATCTGGATGAACTTTCGGACCAGGCCGTCGCGTCCGCCTCCATCGGCGAAGTGTTCAAAGGGCGCTTGAAAAACGGCACCGAAGTCGCAGTCAAAGTGCAACGGCCGGGAACGGACCGCATCATCCGTGCGGATTTCCAGGCGATGCGCATCGTCATCTGGCTTGCCAAGAAATTCACCCCATTCACCAAGCAAGTTGATTTTGACCAGCTATACGTCGAAATGACCGAAACGATCGGCGCGGAACTGAATTTTGTCGGCGAACTCCAGAACGGCCGTGCTTTTGCAGACCGCTTCGCGGAAATGAACGGCGTCCACATCCCGGTGTATTACGATGAATACACGACGCGCCGCGTGCTGGTGATGGAATGGATTGAAGGGGCAAGAATTACCGATGTCAGTTTTATCGAAGAGCATGGCCTTGACCGCCATGAAATTTCGGAACGGCTGTTTATCCTGTTTTTAGAGCAAGTGCTTTATGGCGGACAGTTCCATGCTGATCCGCACGGCGGCAATATCCTATTGAAGCCCGATGGTACCATTGTGTTGATCGATTTTGGCATGATCGGCACGATTTCCGAACGCGATTCGCAGGCGATCCTGCTGATTGCAGAAGGCATCTTGTTCAAGAACTATGAACAAGTGCTCGACGGTTTGGAAGACTTGCGCTTCCTGCTGCCGAACGCAGACCGCAATCTATTGGCAGATGCTGTCGAGCGGCTCGTCGCCGCATACGAATCAAACGAATTGATGCAGATGGACAGCTTTGTCGTCGAGCGCCTGCTGCAGGACATGCAGAATATTGTCCGCACACAGCCCGTGCAGCTGCCGGCGGAATTCGCCTTTTTCGGCCGTGCCACATCGATTTTTGTCGGCGTCTTGCATGTTTTGGACCCGAAAGTCGACCTATTCGCCCTGGCGCGTCCGCGCGTACTGGAATGGGCTTCGACTAAGCGCGAAGGCAAAGGGATTTTCGGCAAGGAAGATGTCTTTCGCTGGATCCTCAATTCGACAGGGCCGGCGCGGGCATTCCCGCAAAAACTCATCAACTTTCTTGATGAGCCAGAACGCATCCGTCATTACTTAGAAAATAAGGAAGGCAGAGAACGGGAACATCAGCGAAATTTACAAAGTCGGATGTTCGCCGGCATCTTCTCGCTGCTATCATTTTCCGGCATTTCACTATCCGTATGGTTCTGGCAAGAACCGTTCCTATGGGTTTCGTCAGTCTTTTTCGTCGGGTCGCTATGGGCGTTCCGAGCTATCAGATAA